Sequence from the Fibrobacter sp. UWH4 genome:
GCGGTTCATTTCGCGGCCTTCGGCGGTGCTGTTGTCTTCCACCGGGCAGCTGGAACCCATACCGATAGCCTTGATGCGATCCTTCTTGACGCCCGCCTTGGTGAGCACCTTCATCACTTCCTTAGCGCGGTTTTCGGAAAGTTTCTGGTTGGTCTTTTCCTTACCCACGTTGTCGGTGTGACCCTGGATCACGATCTTCAAGTCCTTATAGCTATCGTCTTCGACAAGCTTCTTGGCCACATTCTTGAGGATCTTCTTGGCGTTAGATTCCAAGGTAGCCTTGCCGCTCTTGAAGGTCACGCCATCAAGCTTTTCAGCAGCCTTCTTCGGGCAGCCGTGACCATCGTCACCCGCTTCATCCGGGCAGCGGTCGATACCGGTACAGACGCTTTCGAATTCCTTCTGGAGCTTCTTGGTTGCAACCCATTCAGAGCAGACGCCGTCCTTATCCGGGTCCGGATCGTCTTCAATCGGGCAACCCTTGTTCCATTCAGGACCGGCTTCAAGTTCGCAACGGTCGTAGCCGTGGCACATATCCTTGAACTGTTCAAGGGCCTTTTCCTTCGTGACCCACGGAGAGCAGAGGGAGTCGCCATCCGGGTCCGGGCTTTCCTTCGGGCAACCCTGGGCAAACGCTTCGCCGGCTTCGGTCGGGCACTTGTCAACGCCCTGGCAGATTCCATCGTACTGTTCGAGCATATTCTTCTCGGTCACCCACGGATCGCAGAAGCCATCCTGGTCGGTGTCCGGATTGCCGAGCGGGCAACCTTCGTTGTTCATCGGGCCAAATTCGGTCGGGCACTTGTCGATACCCTTACAAGACTTCTCGATGAACCATTCCTTCGCCATCGCTTCGTCTTCAGCAGCCTTTTCGAAGTAGAAGCCCATCTTCTTTTCGGTCACCCACGTGTCGCAGAGGCCGTCGTTATCGGCATCCGGATCATCCCATGCGCAACCCTTGTTCGCAGCGGAACCGGCTTCGCCCGGGCACATATCGTAACCCTTACAGACATCGGCAAATTCATTCAGCACGCCTTCGTCGGTGACCCACGGAGAGCAGAGACCGTCTTCATCCGGGTCCGGTTTCTTGGTCGGGCAACCGTTGAAGTTCGGAGAACCTGCCTGGCTCGGGCATTCATCGATGCCTTCGCAAACGCCGGCAAACTTCTTGAGCAACTTCTTCTGAGAAACCCATGCGTCGCAAACGCCATCACCATCGGCATCCGGATTGTCAAGCGGGCAACCATCGTCACCTTCGCCAGCTTCGTTCGGGCACTGGTCAATGCCTTCGCAAACTTCAGAGAATTCGGATTCGAAACCCTTTTCTGCCACCCAGGAATCGCAGACGCCATCTTCGTCGGCATCCGGATTACCCAGCGGGCAACCCTGGTTCAGACGGTGACCGACATCGTCCGGGCACTTATCTTCATCATCCGTCACGCCGTCGCCATCGCGGTCCTGAGCAAGCAGATAGCCGCTCCAGGTAAGGCCGCCATATACGGTGTACTGCGGGTTCACGCGGATTCGTTCCACCTGAACACCCCACGGGCGTTCGCCGTTTTCAAGCGTGCTGGCTGCAATAAACTTGTCGCCGCCCAGGTAGTAAGAAGCACCCATGTGCAGGTCGACTCCCACCGGCAGGTGGAAAACGAGGGCACCGGTCAGCTGCTTCATGTCAAGCTCGCCGTCGCGGTTATCAATACACTGATCTGCAAAACAGTATTCATAATTGCTCGTCTGGATGTCCCAGTAATATTCTACGAACAAGGAGAGGAAGTCCATGAAGTAGACTTCGGCAGCGGCGCTCATGAACGGGAGCGACATGTAGTCGCTGTTCGTCGTGTAGCGGTAACCACCGTTCAAGTGCAACAGGAACGGGAAACCGTCACCGCCGTCCATCTTGCTCAGGTCCATAGACACGGCAAGACCGCCCTTGATGGTGGTATTCTTGGTACCGTACGGATAGGCCATGCCGTTTTTCTTGTTGACATATTCCGGTTCGCGGATCCAGAGACCCTGCTTTTCGTTATTGGCCGTTCCGACAGCGACACCGCCAAACACGGCAACGTCGAACACCTGGTCTTCGGGCAGCGGGAAACGGGCCTTCATGTCCACCTTGAGGTTACCCACATAGCCGACCTTGGTATTCGGAACAACAGCACCACCGGTACCGTCGCTATAAACACCTTCAGCGTTAAACTGGTCATAATAGACGGGCATCGTCACGCCCAAGTCAAAGTAGTGCCAGATACCGATAGCAAAACCGATGTAGGCGCTTCCACCCACATAGTCCGCGACCGGGGCGCTCTTCTGAGCACCGGCGGCATCAATTTCAGAAATTGCAACCCCAGTTGCATCATTGTTCGGGAACATGTCATTGCCAAAGGTTGCGTCGCCCAAAAGGGTAAACACAAGCTTGGAATGTCCAAGGGAATGAGCCGCCTGGGTCTTATTCACACCCACGAAGCCTTCCTTGTTAATCGTCTGGGGATGTCCAGCAAAGGCGGAAGCCGCCAGCGCAAGGGCAAGACCCATAGCTACCTTTTTCATAGCATCTCCTTATATTAGGCAACCTACCAAACAAGGCTACCCCATTTAACTACCCTAAATATAACTTATTAATGAAAAAAACACATTCTGTAAGATAAAAAAGAGACAAAAAATCAATGTTTTTGTGACAACAGTGCCTAAAATAGCGAAATTTCGCCCATTTTTAGTCTACAGGAGTAAAAGTCTTTTCAAAATACTCAGGATAAAGGCGACAGATACTCGTGTGACCGCACTTCCCCACAATAATATGGTCAAGGACGGGAATCTGCAAAATACGGCCCGAGGCGCACAGAACACGGGTAATGGACAAATCCTCTTCACTCGGCACCGTCGCACCCGAAGGATGGTTATGGGCGAAAATTACCGACACGGCACGGTCCTCGATAGCCTTCACGAAAGCCTCGCGCGGGTGAATCGGCGTACGGTCCACCAGCCCCTTGGTCAGTTCATGCACACGGATGACATGGTTCGCCGCATCGAGAGTCGCCAACACGAAGCGCTCCTGCGACTCGTACTTCAAAAAGGAAAGCCGAACGACAATATCTTCGGGACTTCCCACGAACATGGCCTTTCCGCTCAAGATATAGCGCCCCGAAAGCTCCAGGCACGCAAGCACCTGGGTCGCCTTGACGCGCCCAAGTCCGCGAATCCGGCGCAGCTTCTGGAGCGTCGGCATTTCCGTTTCTTCCGAAAGGAAATCCGCCAAATTCCGCGAAAGTTCGAAAACATCGCAATCCTGACAGCCGCTACCGAGAATCAGAGCCAAAAGTTCCTCGTTACTCATGGAAGATGCCCCCATCCGCTCGATTTTTTCGCGAGGGAGAAGAGGATTCAAAGCCGGAAGGTCCTTCGAAGAAGATATATAGAGAGATTCAGCCTTTGCCGGCGCAATCTGAAATTTTTCTTGAGTCATCATTTTTCCTTTTTTGGGGTTAAACCTATTATATATATGCACGAAACAGAAAAAATGAGAAAATGAGTAGGAACGAGGTCAATGGATTCCCTCCCGTTGGTCGAGAATGACATTAATTGGAGCCGTCATCCTGGAAGCATTGCCGCGACCGACGGGTTTCAGACGAGGAACGGCCAACAAAAAAAATCATTCACGAACTAAATTTTTCAATTTTAGGGCCAAAATCTTTTGAATTTAATTTATTCAAAATTTAAAATCCCCAAAGTTTACAAATTTTAAAGCCAATTTTTCACACAAAATCCATCCAAAAATCAAAATTTAAGTCCAAAACACAAGGATTTTCAGAAATCTCACTTTTCAAAATCAACTTTTTTCTCGAAAATTTTAAAGTTTTTTCATTATTTACGCATTAATATCTTGCCACTATAGGGCATTCGTTCTATATTTATGCCATATTTTTTGAACAACAACCCGTTAAGTACAGGAAATTATATGGCAAATTCTCCATTAAGTGGCGCAGAGGTGATTATCGAATGCCTCAAGCGCGAAGGAATTGATACCATTTTCGGTTATCCCGGTGGATCGGCCATCCCGATGTTCGATGCCATTCTGGATTCCAATATTAAAGTCGTGTTGACCCGCCACGAACAGGGCGCTACCCACATGGCCGACGGTTACGCTCGCCAGACCGGCAAGGTCGGCGTCGCACTCGTCACCAGCGGTCCGGGCGCCACCAACACCTTTACCGGTATCTACACCGCCCTTATGGATTCTAGCCCGATCGTGGTTCTTGCCGCCCAGACGACTACCCCGAACCTGGGTAAGGACGCCTTCCAGGAATGCGATACCAGCGGTATGACTTTTGCAGCCGTGAAGCATTCTTACTTGGTGAAGGATTCCAACGACCTTCCGCGCATTATGAAAGAAGCTTTCCACATCGCACGCAGCGGCCGTCCGGGCCCCGTGCTGATTGACTTGCCGAAGGACGTGACCGCAGGCCCCTGCACCGCTCCGTTCACCGACAAGATGGACCTTCCGGGTTACAAGATTCCGAGCTACGCTTCTACTGAAAGTGTCGAAAAGGCCGCCGAATACCTGAAGAAGTCCAAGAAGCCGCTCTTGCTCGTGGGCCACGGCGCCATGATTTCGGGCGCTAGCCGCCAGGTGAAGGAACTCGCCGAAAAGTTGAACGCCCCCGTGGCATGCACTTTGCTCGGCCTCGGCACCTTCCCGACCGACCATGAACTTTCTTTGGGTATGCTCGGCATGCACGGCACCGTGTACGCCAACAAGGCCGTTCTCGATTGCGACTTGATTCTTTCGATTGGTAGCCGCTGGGACGACCGCATTACCGGTAAGCTTGACGTGTTCTGTAAGGACGCTATCAAGATGCACATCGACATCGACCCCGCCGAAGAAGGCAAGGTGTTGCAGCCGGATGTGTTCATGTGCGGCGATGCAAAGCTCGTTCTGGAACAGCTCCTCCCGCTCGTGGGTAAGCTCGACACCGCCGAATGGGTGAAGACTTGCCAGTCCTGGAAAAAACGTTTCCCGCTGACCTACCCGAAGCAGGGCGGTCTCCGTATGCAGCACATTGTTCAGACTGTTAGCGACCTCACGCAGGGCAAGGCGATCGTCACGACCGACGTGGGCCAGCACCAGATGTGGGTGGCTCAGTTCTTCCACACCAATTATCCGCGCCAGCTCCACTCCAGTGGCGGCGCAGGCACCATGGGCTTTGGGCTGCCCTCTTGCATTGGCGCCGCTTTCGGCAACACGACCGGTTGGCCGGTAGTGACCTTCTGCGGTGACGGTGGTTTCCAGATGACCGAAGCAGAACTTGCAACGGCCGCCATCCACAAGCTCCCCATCAAGATCTTCGTGATGGACAACAAGTACCTGGGCATGGTGCGCCAGTGGCAGGACATGTTCTACGACAAGCGTTACAGCTGCGTGGACATGAAGGGCAACCCCGACTTCGTGAAGCTCGCCGAAGCCTACGGCATCCTGGGACTGCGCATCAAGCGTAGCGCCGACGCCGAACGCGTGATTCAGAAGGCTCTGGAATACAACGAAGGCCCGGTGCTCATCCACTGCGAATGCGAAAAGGAAGACAACGTGTTCCCGATGATTCCGGCCGGTGCTCCGATTACGAGCATGATTACCGAACAGCCGAAGACTCAACTTGAAAAGCCCACGGGATCGACCTAAGGAGATAAGCCATGTTAAAGGATAAAGCACATTCTATTAGTTTGTTAGTTGCAAACCGCCCAGGCGTGCTCGTGCGCATCGCCCTCGTGTTCTCCCGCCGTGGTTACAACATCGATTCCCTGGTGGTCTCCCCCACGCTCGACCCGAACTTTAGCCGCATGAACATCATC
This genomic interval carries:
- a CDS encoding OmpA family protein, with the translated sequence MKKVAMGLALALAASAFAGHPQTINKEGFVGVNKTQAAHSLGHSKLVFTLLGDATFGNDMFPNNDATGVAISEIDAAGAQKSAPVADYVGGSAYIGFAIGIWHYFDLGVTMPVYYDQFNAEGVYSDGTGGAVVPNTKVGYVGNLKVDMKARFPLPEDQVFDVAVFGGVAVGTANNEKQGLWIREPEYVNKKNGMAYPYGTKNTTIKGGLAVSMDLSKMDGGDGFPFLLHLNGGYRYTTNSDYMSLPFMSAAAEVYFMDFLSLFVEYYWDIQTSNYEYCFADQCIDNRDGELDMKQLTGALVFHLPVGVDLHMGASYYLGGDKFIAASTLENGERPWGVQVERIRVNPQYTVYGGLTWSGYLLAQDRDGDGVTDDEDKCPDDVGHRLNQGCPLGNPDADEDGVCDSWVAEKGFESEFSEVCEGIDQCPNEAGEGDDGCPLDNPDADGDGVCDAWVSQKKLLKKFAGVCEGIDECPSQAGSPNFNGCPTKKPDPDEDGLCSPWVTDEGVLNEFADVCKGYDMCPGEAGSAANKGCAWDDPDADNDGLCDTWVTEKKMGFYFEKAAEDEAMAKEWFIEKSCKGIDKCPTEFGPMNNEGCPLGNPDTDQDGFCDPWVTEKNMLEQYDGICQGVDKCPTEAGEAFAQGCPKESPDPDGDSLCSPWVTKEKALEQFKDMCHGYDRCELEAGPEWNKGCPIEDDPDPDKDGVCSEWVATKKLQKEFESVCTGIDRCPDEAGDDGHGCPKKAAEKLDGVTFKSGKATLESNAKKILKNVAKKLVEDDSYKDLKIVIQGHTDNVGKEKTNQKLSENRAKEVMKVLTKAGVKKDRIKAIGMGSSCPVEDNSTAEGREMNRRIEMHFVTPDNDGTQCESNLVQ
- a CDS encoding RadC family protein, with translation MMTQEKFQIAPAKAESLYISSSKDLPALNPLLPREKIERMGASSMSNEELLALILGSGCQDCDVFELSRNLADFLSEETEMPTLQKLRRIRGLGRVKATQVLACLELSGRYILSGKAMFVGSPEDIVVRLSFLKYESQERFVLATLDAANHVIRVHELTKGLVDRTPIHPREAFVKAIEDRAVSVIFAHNHPSGATVPSEEDLSITRVLCASGRILQIPVLDHIIVGKCGHTSICRLYPEYFEKTFTPVD
- the ilvB gene encoding biosynthetic-type acetolactate synthase large subunit: MANSPLSGAEVIIECLKREGIDTIFGYPGGSAIPMFDAILDSNIKVVLTRHEQGATHMADGYARQTGKVGVALVTSGPGATNTFTGIYTALMDSSPIVVLAAQTTTPNLGKDAFQECDTSGMTFAAVKHSYLVKDSNDLPRIMKEAFHIARSGRPGPVLIDLPKDVTAGPCTAPFTDKMDLPGYKIPSYASTESVEKAAEYLKKSKKPLLLVGHGAMISGASRQVKELAEKLNAPVACTLLGLGTFPTDHELSLGMLGMHGTVYANKAVLDCDLILSIGSRWDDRITGKLDVFCKDAIKMHIDIDPAEEGKVLQPDVFMCGDAKLVLEQLLPLVGKLDTAEWVKTCQSWKKRFPLTYPKQGGLRMQHIVQTVSDLTQGKAIVTTDVGQHQMWVAQFFHTNYPRQLHSSGGAGTMGFGLPSCIGAAFGNTTGWPVVTFCGDGGFQMTEAELATAAIHKLPIKIFVMDNKYLGMVRQWQDMFYDKRYSCVDMKGNPDFVKLAEAYGILGLRIKRSADAERVIQKALEYNEGPVLIHCECEKEDNVFPMIPAGAPITSMITEQPKTQLEKPTGST